A genomic stretch from Mycobacterium paraterrae includes:
- the hemC gene encoding hydroxymethylbilane synthase yields the protein MIRIGTRGSLLATTQAGAIRDALVANGHPAELVIISTAGDQSHEPIADIGVGVFTAALREAIAADEVDMAVHSYKDLPTAQDERFVIAAIPPREDPRDALVARDGLVLGELPGGAVVGTSSPRRAAQLRALGLGLEIRPLRGNLDTRLNRVSSGDLDAIVVARAGLTRLGRLDDVTETLEPVQMLPAPAQGALAVECRAGDSRLAILLAELDDADTRAAVTAERALLAELEAGCSAPVGAIAEVVESIDEDGHIFEELSLRSCVAALDGSDVIRASGIGSPDRARELGLSVAAELFDLGAREVMSSAR from the coding sequence GTGATCCGGATCGGTACCCGTGGTAGCTTGCTGGCCACCACCCAGGCCGGCGCCATTCGCGACGCTTTAGTGGCCAACGGCCACCCGGCAGAACTCGTCATCATCAGCACCGCTGGCGACCAGTCGCACGAGCCGATTGCCGACATCGGCGTCGGCGTCTTCACCGCGGCGCTACGCGAAGCCATCGCTGCCGACGAGGTCGACATGGCCGTTCATTCGTACAAGGACCTGCCCACCGCGCAGGACGAGCGATTCGTGATCGCGGCCATCCCGCCACGGGAAGATCCCCGCGATGCGCTGGTGGCCCGCGACGGGTTGGTGCTGGGAGAGCTGCCGGGCGGGGCAGTCGTGGGCACATCGTCGCCCCGTCGGGCCGCGCAGCTTAGAGCACTGGGTCTCGGTTTGGAAATTCGCCCCCTACGAGGCAACCTAGACACCAGGTTGAACAGGGTAAGCAGTGGTGATTTGGACGCGATCGTGGTTGCTCGGGCGGGTCTGACCCGACTCGGACGTCTCGACGACGTCACCGAGACGCTGGAGCCGGTGCAAATGCTGCCGGCGCCGGCTCAAGGAGCTCTCGCCGTTGAGTGCCGAGCTGGGGATTCCCGGCTCGCGATTCTGCTGGCAGAGCTGGACGACGCCGACACCCGCGCGGCCGTCACGGCAGAGCGTGCCCTGCTCGCCGAACTGGAGGCGGGTTGCTCCGCGCCGGTGGGTGCGATCGCGGAAGTGGTCGAGTCCATCGACGAGGACGGCCACATCTTCGAGGAGCTGTCGCTGCGCAGCTGTGTGGCGGCCCTGGACGGATCCGACGTGATCCGCGCGTCCGGGATCGGCAGTCCGGATCGGGCACGAGAGCTAGGGCTCTCGGTGGCCGCCGAGCTGTTCGACTTGGGCGCACGGGAAGTCATGTCGAGCGCGCGATAA